From the Pseudarthrobacter sp. MM222 genome, one window contains:
- the miaB gene encoding tRNA (N6-isopentenyl adenosine(37)-C2)-methylthiotransferase MiaB — protein sequence MSLTIPSPASGSIPSLGAIPSLGAIPSLDTAPASDAAQPRTYQVRTFGCQMNVHDSERMSGMLEAAGYVPAAGELADVVVFNTCAVRENADNKLYGNLGILAPIKAANPGMQIAVGGCLAQKDRETILKKAPWVDAVFGTHNVGALPALLDRARHNNEAQLEILESLDVFPSTLPTKRDSVYAGWVSISVGCNNTCTFCIVPALRGKEKDRRPGDILAEIQALVDDGAIEVTLLGQNVNSYGVEFGDRQAFSKLLRACGDIPGLERVRFTSPHPAAFTDDVIDAMAETANVMPQLHMPLQSGSDKVLKDMRRSYRSTKFLGILDKVRAKIPHAAISTDIIVGFPGETEEDFQATLDVVEQSRFATAFTFQYSKRPGTPAADLPDQLPKAVVQERFERLTALQDRIAAEENARQLGRRVEVMVTARSGRKAEETHRLSGRAQDQRLVHFSVPAGAEAPRPGDLVTVTITEAAAFHLVADPVSADDYSLRRSRAGDAWDRSQADSCGAPAPGAAGKTGVSLGMPTLPVRGR from the coding sequence GTGAGTTTGACCATTCCTTCCCCAGCATCCGGCAGCATCCCTTCTCTGGGCGCCATCCCTTCCCTGGGCGCCATCCCTTCTCTGGACACTGCGCCGGCATCGGACGCCGCGCAGCCCCGTACCTACCAGGTGCGCACCTTCGGCTGCCAGATGAACGTCCACGATTCCGAGCGGATGTCCGGGATGCTCGAAGCCGCCGGTTACGTCCCGGCCGCCGGGGAACTGGCCGACGTCGTGGTCTTCAACACGTGCGCGGTCCGGGAGAACGCCGACAACAAGCTCTACGGTAACCTCGGCATCCTCGCTCCGATCAAGGCCGCCAACCCCGGCATGCAGATTGCCGTCGGCGGCTGCCTGGCCCAGAAGGACCGCGAAACCATCCTGAAGAAGGCCCCGTGGGTCGACGCCGTCTTCGGCACGCACAACGTCGGCGCCCTGCCCGCACTGCTGGACCGGGCGCGCCACAACAACGAGGCGCAGCTGGAAATCCTCGAATCGCTCGACGTCTTCCCGTCCACCCTGCCCACCAAACGCGATTCGGTCTATGCCGGCTGGGTGTCGATCTCCGTGGGCTGCAACAACACCTGCACGTTCTGCATCGTCCCGGCTCTGCGCGGCAAGGAGAAGGACCGCCGCCCCGGCGACATCCTCGCCGAGATTCAGGCCCTTGTGGACGACGGCGCCATCGAGGTCACCCTGCTGGGCCAGAACGTGAACTCCTACGGCGTCGAATTCGGCGACCGGCAGGCCTTCTCCAAGCTCCTCCGCGCCTGCGGGGACATCCCGGGGCTGGAACGCGTCCGGTTCACCAGCCCGCACCCGGCCGCCTTCACGGATGACGTGATCGACGCCATGGCAGAGACCGCCAACGTCATGCCGCAGCTGCATATGCCACTGCAGTCCGGCTCGGACAAGGTCCTCAAGGACATGCGGCGCTCATACCGCTCGACGAAGTTCCTCGGGATTCTGGACAAGGTCCGCGCAAAGATCCCGCACGCCGCCATCTCCACCGACATCATCGTCGGCTTCCCCGGCGAGACCGAGGAGGACTTCCAGGCCACGCTCGACGTCGTGGAGCAGTCACGCTTCGCCACTGCCTTCACCTTCCAGTACTCCAAGCGTCCCGGCACCCCGGCAGCGGACCTCCCGGACCAGCTCCCCAAGGCCGTGGTCCAGGAACGCTTCGAACGCCTCACCGCCCTGCAGGACCGGATCGCCGCCGAGGAAAACGCCCGCCAGCTGGGCCGCCGCGTCGAGGTCATGGTCACCGCCCGCTCCGGCCGCAAAGCCGAGGAAACCCACAGGCTCTCCGGCCGCGCCCAGGACCAGCGGCTGGTGCACTTCTCCGTCCCGGCCGGCGCCGAAGCGCCGCGCCCCGGTGACCTCGTGACGGTGACTATCACCGAGGCCGCGGCCTTCCACCTCGTGGCCGATCCGGTGTCGGCGGACGACTACAGCCTCCGCCGTTCCCGCGCCGGGGACGCCTGGGACAGGTCACAGGCGGATTCCTGCGGTGCTCCCGCGCCGGGCGCCGCCGGCAAGACCGGCGTATCCCTGGGCATGCCCACCCTCCCGGTCCGCGGCCGCTAA
- the miaA gene encoding tRNA (adenosine(37)-N6)-dimethylallyltransferase MiaA, with product MVAVVGPTGSGKSDLAVSLALQLDGEVLNADSMQFYRGMDIGTAKITEAERRGVPHHLLDTLDVTEEASVSDFQQQARALIADIHARGKRAILAGGSGLYVRAALDVLEFPGTDPAVRRRLEAELESAGPAPLRARLEAVDPVSAGRLGDARRIIRALEVHELTGRPFSSFMPTRQYFQPAVQIGLAVDREQLRERLARRVHTMVERGLLDEIRHLDAVGLRLGRTAPRALGYAQFLKVLDGEADVGQAAEETIVATRQFARRQLTWFRADPRIQWLDWQDPELVAKAAAACTPGASGRPGLSGSPDASGGPDPAQQPER from the coding sequence GTGGTCGCCGTCGTCGGGCCGACGGGTTCCGGCAAGTCTGACCTCGCCGTTTCGCTCGCCCTGCAGCTCGACGGCGAAGTCCTCAACGCCGATTCGATGCAGTTCTACCGCGGCATGGACATCGGCACCGCCAAGATCACCGAGGCCGAACGCAGGGGAGTGCCGCACCATCTCCTGGACACCCTGGACGTGACCGAGGAAGCCAGCGTCTCGGACTTCCAGCAGCAGGCCCGCGCCCTGATTGCCGACATCCACGCCCGCGGCAAACGCGCCATCCTGGCCGGCGGTTCCGGGCTCTACGTCCGCGCCGCGCTGGACGTGCTGGAATTCCCGGGCACCGACCCGGCCGTCCGCCGCCGGCTGGAGGCGGAACTCGAATCCGCCGGGCCCGCCCCGCTCCGGGCCAGGCTGGAGGCCGTGGATCCGGTGTCGGCCGGCCGGCTGGGCGACGCACGCCGGATCATTCGGGCCCTCGAGGTCCATGAACTGACCGGGCGGCCCTTCAGCTCCTTCATGCCCACCCGGCAGTACTTCCAGCCCGCCGTTCAGATCGGCCTTGCCGTGGACCGCGAGCAGCTCCGGGAGCGGCTCGCCCGCCGCGTGCACACCATGGTGGAGCGGGGACTGCTTGACGAGATCCGGCACCTCGACGCTGTTGGGCTGCGCCTCGGCAGGACCGCCCCCCGGGCCCTCGGCTACGCCCAGTTCCTCAAAGTCCTCGACGGTGAGGCTGACGTCGGACAGGCAGCCGAGGAGACCATCGTCGCGACCCGGCAGTTTGCCCGCCGGCAGCTGACGTGGTTCCGCGCGGACCCCCGGATCCAGTGGCTGGACTGGCAGGACCCGGAACTCGTGGCCAAGGCCGCCGCGGCCTGCACACCCGGAGCGTCCGGCAGGCCGGGATTGTCGGGCAGTCCGGACGCGTCGGGCGGTCCGGACCCGGCGCAGCAACCGGAACGGTAA
- the dapF gene encoding diaminopimelate epimerase yields the protein MDETLAVAADRNAETNTAALSGLKFSKGHGTGNDFVLLADPHGTLSVTPEQVAALCDRHRGIGGDGLIRAVPSGLLPEGQELLREHPDAEWFMDYRNGDGSLSEMCGNGVRVFVHFLITEGLVELPAGDSLTIGTRGGAKTIVRTAAGYAVDMGPWEFIFPGEATARAMDSLVSAHGLEVARPALSVSMGNPHTVVALAELAELEATQLFTAPHVDPIPTAGTNVEFVVPSEPLVHDGVGTITMRVHERGVGETQSCGTGACAAAVAIRHWAGQGAPDTWKVKVPGGVVGVKFFLGAEGHEHVELSGPAVIVASGTLS from the coding sequence ATGGACGAAACCCTGGCCGTGGCCGCTGACCGGAACGCAGAAACCAACACGGCAGCGCTCAGCGGCCTTAAGTTTTCCAAAGGCCACGGAACCGGCAACGACTTCGTGCTTCTCGCGGACCCGCACGGTACGCTCTCCGTCACCCCGGAGCAGGTGGCCGCGCTCTGCGACCGGCACCGCGGCATCGGAGGAGATGGCCTCATCCGCGCCGTCCCGTCCGGCCTGCTCCCCGAGGGCCAGGAACTGCTTCGGGAACACCCGGACGCGGAGTGGTTCATGGATTATCGGAACGGAGACGGCTCGCTGTCGGAAATGTGCGGCAATGGGGTCCGTGTTTTCGTGCACTTCCTGATCACCGAGGGCCTGGTGGAGCTGCCCGCCGGGGACTCCCTGACCATCGGCACCCGCGGTGGCGCCAAGACGATCGTTCGCACCGCGGCCGGTTACGCCGTCGACATGGGCCCCTGGGAGTTCATTTTTCCGGGGGAAGCCACGGCACGCGCAATGGACTCGCTCGTCAGTGCGCACGGCCTGGAGGTCGCCCGGCCCGCTCTTTCGGTGAGCATGGGGAACCCGCACACCGTCGTGGCGCTGGCCGAGCTGGCCGAACTGGAGGCCACACAGCTGTTTACCGCGCCCCATGTGGACCCGATCCCGACCGCCGGCACGAATGTCGAGTTTGTCGTGCCGTCCGAGCCGCTGGTCCATGACGGCGTCGGAACGATCACCATGCGCGTGCACGAGCGGGGCGTGGGGGAGACGCAGTCCTGCGGTACCGGCGCCTGCGCGGCCGCCGTCGCCATCCGGCACTGGGCAGGCCAGGGCGCCCCCGACACCTGGAAGGTCAAGGTGCCCGGCGGCGTTGTCGGCGTGAAGTTCTTCCTCGGCGCGGAAGGCCATGAGCACGTCGAGCTCAGCGGTCCGGCCGTAATCGTGGCTAGTGGGACGCTTTCCTGA
- a CDS encoding class I SAM-dependent methyltransferase, with amino-acid sequence MESAHYFSAQPAGPFTRKPLTVELAGGTRQLQTSSGIFSPDGIDKGTAVLLAEAPAPAPQGNLLDIGCGWGPIALTLALRAPHSRVYAVDVNERCVTLTNENAAILGLGNVTASTPDAVDPELRFDTIWSNPPIRIGKDELHALLLHWLPRLAPGGSAWLVVQKNLGSDSLQRWLAAELDGSFTVTRESTSKSFRILRVRKASH; translated from the coding sequence ATGGAGTCTGCACATTATTTCAGCGCCCAGCCGGCCGGGCCCTTCACCCGGAAGCCATTGACCGTGGAGCTGGCAGGCGGGACGCGCCAACTGCAGACGTCCTCGGGCATCTTCAGCCCGGACGGCATCGACAAGGGAACGGCCGTCCTGCTGGCCGAAGCGCCTGCCCCGGCGCCGCAGGGAAACCTCCTGGATATCGGCTGCGGCTGGGGGCCGATCGCGCTGACCCTGGCGCTGCGCGCACCGCACTCCCGCGTTTACGCGGTCGACGTCAACGAGCGCTGCGTGACCCTGACAAACGAGAACGCGGCCATCCTGGGGCTGGGTAATGTCACCGCCAGCACGCCCGACGCCGTTGATCCGGAGCTGCGCTTCGACACCATCTGGTCCAACCCGCCCATCCGGATCGGCAAGGATGAGCTGCACGCCCTGCTGCTCCACTGGCTGCCGCGGCTCGCCCCGGGCGGGTCAGCGTGGCTCGTGGTCCAGAAGAACCTGGGATCCGATTCGCTTCAGCGCTGGCTGGCAGCCGAGCTGGATGGCAGCTTCACCGTGACGCGGGAAAGCACTTCGAAGTCCTTCCGCATCCTGCGGGTCAGGAAAGCGTCCCACTAG
- the hflX gene encoding GTPase HflX: MTTQPNTGPDSAAQDMSPAEIQAVIDRILSKDTPARNAAPTAGEPKSVLGKAQAISGLDEDYGSHDGDQQDLAERHALRRTAGLSTELEDVTEVEYRQLRLERVVLAGLWSEGTLADAENSLRELAALAETAGSEVLDGIVQRRAKPDPGTFLGSGKAQELKDIVMSTGADTVVVDAELAPSQRRSLEDIVKVKVIDRTALILDIFAQHAKSREGKAQVELAQLEYLLPRLRGWGESMSRQAGGQVGGAGAGMGSRGPGETKIELDRRRIRTRMAKLRREIAAMKPARETKRANRRRNAVPSVAIAGYTNAGKSSLLNRLTDAGVLVENALFATLDPTVRKAETSDGLGYTLADTVGFVRSLPTQLVEAFRSTLEEVADSDLILHVVDVSHPDPEGQIAAVRSVFSEVDARKVPEIIVLNKADAADPFVIERLKQREPRHIVVSARTGEGIPELLKAISEGIPRPSVKLELMIPYNRGDLLSKLHETDAEILSLDHEETGTRAVVMVREGLAAELDSFISND; the protein is encoded by the coding sequence ATGACCACTCAGCCCAACACCGGACCCGATTCAGCAGCCCAGGACATGAGCCCTGCGGAAATCCAAGCTGTCATCGACCGGATCCTCTCCAAGGACACCCCTGCCCGGAACGCTGCCCCGACCGCCGGCGAGCCCAAGTCGGTGCTCGGCAAGGCGCAGGCCATCTCCGGGCTGGACGAGGACTACGGCAGTCACGACGGCGACCAGCAGGATCTCGCGGAACGGCACGCTTTGCGCCGCACCGCCGGTCTGTCCACCGAACTCGAAGACGTCACTGAAGTCGAATACCGGCAGCTGCGGCTGGAGCGGGTCGTACTGGCCGGCCTCTGGAGCGAAGGCACGCTCGCCGATGCGGAAAACTCGCTCCGCGAGCTCGCAGCCCTGGCCGAAACCGCCGGCTCGGAGGTCCTGGACGGGATCGTCCAGCGCCGCGCCAAGCCCGACCCGGGAACGTTCCTCGGATCCGGCAAGGCCCAGGAACTGAAGGACATCGTGATGTCCACGGGCGCGGACACCGTCGTCGTCGACGCCGAACTGGCACCCTCCCAGCGTCGCTCCCTGGAAGACATCGTCAAGGTCAAGGTGATTGACCGCACGGCCCTGATCCTGGACATCTTCGCCCAGCACGCCAAGAGCAGGGAGGGCAAGGCCCAGGTCGAACTGGCCCAGCTCGAATACCTGCTCCCGCGCCTGCGCGGCTGGGGCGAATCAATGTCCCGGCAGGCCGGTGGCCAGGTGGGCGGTGCCGGCGCCGGCATGGGCTCGCGTGGTCCCGGTGAAACCAAGATCGAACTGGACCGCCGCCGGATCCGCACCCGGATGGCCAAGCTGCGGCGCGAAATCGCCGCGATGAAGCCGGCCCGGGAAACCAAGCGCGCCAACCGCCGTCGTAATGCCGTGCCGTCGGTGGCGATCGCCGGGTACACGAACGCCGGCAAGTCCTCACTGCTGAACAGGCTGACCGACGCCGGCGTGCTGGTGGAGAATGCCCTGTTCGCCACCCTGGACCCGACGGTCCGCAAGGCCGAAACCTCAGATGGGCTGGGCTACACCCTCGCCGACACGGTGGGATTTGTCCGCTCGCTGCCCACGCAGCTCGTGGAGGCCTTCCGCTCCACCCTGGAGGAGGTCGCCGACTCGGACCTGATCCTGCACGTCGTCGACGTCTCCCACCCGGACCCGGAGGGCCAGATCGCGGCCGTCCGCTCGGTGTTCAGCGAGGTCGATGCGCGCAAGGTGCCGGAGATCATCGTCCTGAACAAGGCAGACGCTGCCGATCCGTTCGTGATTGAAAGGCTCAAGCAGCGCGAACCGCGGCACATCGTGGTCTCGGCAAGGACCGGGGAAGGCATTCCGGAACTGCTCAAGGCGATTAGCGAGGGCATCCCGCGGCCCAGCGTGAAGCTGGAACTGATGATCCCGTACAACCGCGGGGACCTGCTCAGCAAGCTGCACGAGACCGACGCAGAGATCCTCAGCCTCGACCACGAGGAGACCGGCACGCGTGCCGTGGTCATGGTCCGCGAGGGTCTGGCCGCTGAACTGGACTCCTTCATCAGCAATGACTGA
- a CDS encoding ATP-dependent DNA helicase, which translates to MTEPAATEGDSGEHGPAETSPAGNRPAENRPAEDRPSGEEFVIELLDRAVSGMGGQSRTGQHEMARQVAHAIDTGDHLLVQAGTGTGKSLAYLIPLIAHSLVSDKPTLVSTATLALQTQIVGRDLPRLLKTITPALERPVKVALVKGRANYVCRHKLEGGFPSEEPSEGQLFSLGEDTAVPHFAAAMGGPSSQLGKEVVRLREWAEETTTGDRDELMPGVTDRAWRQISVTSMECLGAQKCPLAAECFSELARQNAADADVVVTNHAMLAVSAFEGLAVLPEYDVVVVDEAHELQDRVTGAVSGQLSVAMVHVAASGARKHTAITVDALNNAAANLELAIEGVPSGLMPNGLNSEQLDCVDQLRDACRAALSDSKGDSANTADGGRQLARSRLMVILELCERLLAARENREVVWFSRNSTFDPAQGYSQPDESAPALINVAPLSVAGRLREGLFADHTVILTSATLAIGSAFEPAAGGLGLVGPGAPSWTGVDVGSPFEYPKQGILYVAKHLPKPGRGTSPEALDELEKLIRASGGGALCLFSSRRAAEDAADAMRPRLDMSILCQGDSTMTALVRQFADEPDTCLFGTMSLWQGVDVPGDSCRLVVIDRIPFPRPDDPLMTARSRAVAQAGGNGFMSVSATHAAIRLAQGAGRLIRTTTDKGVVAVLDSRLSTERYGGFLRAALPPFWPTTDPAIAVAALERLSQTSAQAAQ; encoded by the coding sequence ATGACTGAACCAGCGGCGACCGAGGGGGACTCCGGCGAGCACGGCCCGGCAGAGACCAGCCCGGCCGGAAACCGTCCCGCCGAAAACCGTCCAGCCGAGGACCGCCCGTCCGGTGAGGAGTTCGTGATCGAACTGCTCGACCGGGCGGTGTCCGGCATGGGCGGCCAGAGCCGTACCGGCCAGCACGAAATGGCCCGCCAGGTGGCGCACGCCATCGACACGGGCGACCACCTCCTGGTCCAGGCCGGCACCGGCACCGGCAAGTCCCTGGCCTACCTGATCCCGCTGATCGCCCATTCCCTGGTCAGCGACAAACCCACCCTGGTCTCCACCGCGACTTTGGCCCTGCAAACCCAGATCGTGGGCCGCGACCTGCCCCGGCTGCTCAAGACCATCACCCCGGCACTGGAACGCCCCGTCAAGGTGGCCCTCGTCAAAGGCCGCGCCAATTACGTCTGCCGGCACAAGCTCGAGGGCGGCTTCCCCTCCGAAGAACCCTCCGAGGGCCAGCTGTTCTCCCTCGGCGAGGACACGGCCGTGCCGCACTTCGCCGCAGCCATGGGCGGCCCGTCTTCCCAGCTCGGCAAGGAAGTGGTCCGGCTACGCGAATGGGCCGAAGAGACCACCACCGGGGACCGCGACGAGCTCATGCCCGGGGTCACTGACCGCGCCTGGCGCCAGATCTCCGTGACTTCGATGGAATGCCTCGGCGCACAAAAATGCCCGCTCGCGGCCGAATGCTTCAGCGAGCTGGCCCGGCAAAACGCGGCCGACGCCGACGTCGTCGTCACCAACCATGCCATGCTGGCGGTCAGCGCCTTCGAAGGCCTTGCCGTGCTGCCGGAGTACGACGTGGTGGTGGTGGACGAGGCGCACGAACTCCAGGACCGCGTCACCGGTGCGGTGTCCGGCCAGCTCTCCGTGGCGATGGTGCATGTGGCCGCGTCCGGCGCCAGGAAGCACACCGCCATCACCGTGGACGCACTCAACAACGCCGCAGCCAACCTCGAACTTGCTATTGAAGGTGTCCCCAGCGGGCTGATGCCCAACGGCCTGAACAGCGAACAGCTGGACTGCGTGGACCAGCTGCGTGACGCCTGCCGGGCCGCGCTTTCCGATTCCAAGGGGGACAGCGCCAACACCGCCGATGGCGGGCGTCAGCTCGCCCGCTCGCGCCTCATGGTCATTTTGGAACTCTGCGAGCGGCTCCTGGCCGCCCGGGAAAACCGCGAGGTGGTCTGGTTCTCCCGGAACAGCACCTTCGATCCCGCCCAGGGGTACTCCCAGCCGGACGAGAGCGCACCGGCCCTGATCAACGTGGCCCCGCTGAGCGTCGCCGGACGGCTGCGCGAGGGCCTCTTCGCTGACCACACGGTCATTTTGACCTCGGCCACCCTGGCCATCGGCTCCGCCTTCGAACCCGCCGCGGGCGGTCTCGGCCTGGTCGGCCCAGGCGCGCCCAGCTGGACCGGAGTGGACGTCGGCTCGCCCTTCGAATACCCCAAGCAGGGCATCCTCTACGTCGCCAAGCACCTGCCCAAACCCGGCCGCGGCACGTCCCCGGAAGCGCTCGACGAGCTGGAAAAACTCATCCGCGCGTCCGGCGGCGGGGCACTGTGCCTCTTCTCCTCCCGGCGCGCGGCCGAGGACGCCGCCGACGCGATGCGGCCCCGGCTGGACATGAGCATCCTGTGCCAGGGGGACTCGACCATGACGGCGCTCGTGCGCCAGTTCGCCGATGAACCGGACACCTGCCTCTTCGGCACCATGTCCCTGTGGCAGGGCGTTGACGTCCCCGGCGACTCCTGCCGGCTCGTGGTCATCGACAGAATCCCGTTCCCGAGGCCGGATGACCCGCTCATGACGGCTCGCTCCCGGGCCGTGGCCCAGGCCGGCGGCAACGGTTTCATGAGTGTCTCGGCCACCCATGCCGCGATCCGCCTGGCCCAGGGAGCGGGCCGGCTGATCCGCACGACCACGGACAAGGGCGTGGTGGCCGTGCTGGACTCACGGCTGTCCACGGAACGCTACGGCGGATTCCTCCGCGCAGCCCTGCCCCCGTTCTGGCCGACCACCGATCCGGCAATCGCCGTCGCGGCATTGGAACGACTCTCACAGACGTCGGCCCAAGCCGCACAGTAG
- the lexA gene encoding transcriptional repressor LexA — protein sequence MAAQATGGRASQRSPQSAKPPKGLTVRQKKILETIQRSVTDNGYPPSMREIGDIVGLASLSSVTHQLSQLEKLGYLRRDPKRPRAMEVLMPLTLDEGGTKVSGVEKSRGLRAVGGLSVSELASATDTAMVPLVGRIAAGGPILADQVVEDVMPLPRQLVGHGELFMLKVAGDSMIDAAICDGDWVVVRQQGDAVNGDIVAALLDDEATVKTFRQRDGHTWLLPQNTQYEPILGDHAVIMGKVVSVLRSL from the coding sequence ATGGCAGCACAAGCCACCGGCGGCAGGGCTTCCCAGCGGAGCCCGCAGTCAGCCAAGCCACCCAAGGGCCTCACCGTCCGGCAGAAGAAGATCCTGGAAACCATCCAGCGCTCAGTGACGGACAACGGCTACCCGCCTTCAATGCGCGAGATTGGCGACATTGTGGGCTTGGCGAGCCTATCCAGCGTGACCCACCAGCTTTCCCAGCTGGAGAAGCTCGGCTACCTGCGCCGCGATCCCAAGCGGCCCCGCGCCATGGAAGTTCTCATGCCGCTGACCCTGGATGAGGGCGGCACGAAGGTATCAGGCGTGGAAAAGTCCCGCGGTCTCCGTGCCGTGGGCGGGCTCTCCGTCTCGGAACTTGCCAGCGCCACGGATACCGCTATGGTGCCGCTGGTGGGCCGCATCGCTGCGGGCGGTCCGATTCTCGCGGATCAGGTCGTGGAAGACGTCATGCCGCTGCCGCGCCAGCTGGTGGGCCACGGAGAACTCTTCATGTTGAAGGTGGCAGGCGACTCGATGATCGATGCCGCCATCTGCGACGGCGACTGGGTCGTCGTGCGCCAGCAGGGCGACGCCGTCAACGGTGATATCGTCGCCGCGCTGCTGGACGACGAGGCGACCGTGAAGACATTCCGTCAGCGCGACGGCCACACCTGGCTGTTGCCGCAGAACACGCAATACGAGCCGATCCTCGGCGATCACGCCGTCATCATGGGCAAGGTTGTCTCAGTCCTGCGTTCCCTCTAG
- a CDS encoding LysM peptidoglycan-binding domain-containing protein: MSASSAFHDTFGQAASGEYGRSVSAAPEGHAASAGGTGRARQAPLRLTRRGRFVFIGVPLILLAALILSFSGFLNAPAKASDSAAELSLTPTVSVTVQPGESLWAIAGSVAPDRDPRDVVADIVQLNNLDAARVLPGQTLFVPAK, from the coding sequence ATGTCAGCTTCAAGCGCGTTTCACGACACTTTTGGCCAAGCCGCATCCGGCGAGTACGGCCGCTCCGTTTCCGCGGCCCCTGAAGGCCATGCCGCTTCGGCCGGCGGCACCGGCCGCGCCCGGCAGGCGCCGTTGCGGCTAACCCGTCGCGGACGGTTCGTCTTCATCGGCGTGCCCCTGATCCTGTTGGCCGCACTGATCCTGTCCTTCAGCGGCTTCCTGAATGCCCCCGCCAAGGCCTCGGATTCGGCCGCGGAACTGTCCCTGACTCCCACCGTGTCCGTTACGGTGCAGCCCGGGGAATCGTTGTGGGCCATCGCCGGATCCGTCGCACCCGATCGCGACCCCCGCGACGTGGTAGCCGACATCGTCCAGCTCAACAACCTCGACGCGGCCCGCGTGCTGCCCGGCCAAACGCTGTTCGTCCCGGCCAAGTAG
- a CDS encoding histidinol-phosphate transaminase — translation MTDQLERLNRLPLRTNLRGMIPYGAPQLDVPILLNVNENTHGVPADVRAAISEAVTEAAAGLNRYPDREFTQLRGALAEYLGHGLGADSIWAANGSNEVLQQILQAFGGPGRTALGFPPTYSMYPLLAAGTDTEYIVGLRADGYGLSAESAARQVRELQPNIVFLCSPNNPTGTGLGLDVVEAVYEAGEASQTIVIVDEAYHEFAHDGTPSALTLLPGRERLIVSRTMSKAFALAGARLGYMAAAPEVTDALRLVRLPYHLSAITQAAALAALQHRVALMADVEDIKRQRDRIVSELQRMGLKPAASDSNYVFFGGLANPHAVWQELLDAGVLIRDVGIPGHLRVTAGTETETTAFLEALERILSSPSNQRA, via the coding sequence GTGACTGACCAGTTAGAGCGCCTGAACCGACTTCCCCTCCGGACCAACCTGCGGGGCATGATTCCCTATGGGGCTCCCCAGCTGGACGTGCCCATCCTGCTAAACGTCAACGAGAACACCCACGGTGTCCCGGCGGACGTCCGGGCGGCCATCTCCGAGGCCGTCACGGAGGCCGCCGCCGGCCTGAACCGCTACCCGGACCGGGAGTTCACCCAATTGCGCGGAGCCCTCGCGGAATACCTCGGTCACGGCCTGGGCGCCGACAGTATCTGGGCAGCCAATGGCTCCAACGAGGTGCTCCAGCAGATCCTCCAAGCGTTCGGCGGCCCGGGGCGGACCGCACTGGGTTTCCCTCCCACATACTCCATGTACCCCCTGCTCGCTGCGGGGACGGACACGGAATACATTGTTGGGCTGCGGGCGGACGGCTACGGGCTGAGCGCAGAATCCGCTGCCCGCCAGGTCCGCGAACTCCAGCCGAACATCGTATTCCTGTGTTCCCCGAATAATCCCACCGGCACGGGCCTCGGCCTCGACGTCGTGGAGGCAGTGTACGAGGCCGGGGAGGCCAGCCAGACCATCGTGATCGTCGACGAGGCCTACCACGAGTTCGCCCACGACGGAACGCCGAGCGCGCTGACGTTGCTGCCCGGCCGCGAGCGTCTGATCGTCTCGCGCACCATGAGCAAGGCCTTTGCCCTCGCCGGCGCCCGGCTGGGCTACATGGCGGCAGCCCCGGAAGTGACCGACGCCCTCCGGCTGGTCCGGCTTCCGTACCACCTCTCCGCCATCACGCAGGCGGCCGCCCTCGCCGCGTTGCAGCACCGCGTTGCCCTTATGGCCGACGTCGAGGACATCAAGCGCCAGCGGGACAGGATCGTCTCCGAACTTCAGCGGATGGGGCTCAAGCCCGCCGCCTCGGACTCGAACTACGTCTTCTTCGGCGGGCTCGCGAACCCGCACGCCGTCTGGCAGGAACTGCTGGACGCCGGGGTACTCATCCGCGACGTCGGCATCCCCGGCCACCTGCGCGTCACGGCCGGGACTGAGACGGAAACCACAGCCTTCCTTGAGGCCCTTGAACGGATCCTGAGCAGCCCGTCCAACCAGCGGGCCTAG